In the Dioscorea cayenensis subsp. rotundata cultivar TDr96_F1 chromosome 12, TDr96_F1_v2_PseudoChromosome.rev07_lg8_w22 25.fasta, whole genome shotgun sequence genome, one interval contains:
- the LOC120273618 gene encoding histone H2B.3-like codes for MAPKAEKKPAEKKPAAEKPAEEKEKKSVAEKAPAEKKPKAGKRLPSKDAASGEKKKKKMKKGSETYKIYIFKVLKQVHPDIGISSKAMGIMNSFINDIFEKLAQEASRLARYNKKPTITSREIQTSVRLVLPGELAKHAVSEGTKAVTKFTSS; via the coding sequence ATGGCGCCCAAGGCCGAGAAGAAGCCCGCGGAGAAGAAGCCGGCCGCTGAGAAGCCCGCGgaggaaaaggagaagaagtccGTCGCCGAGAAAGCTCCTGCTGAGAAGAAGCCCAAGGCCGGGAAGCGTCTCCCATCCAAGGACGCCGCATctggagagaagaagaagaagaagatgaagaaggggAGCGAGACCTACAAGATCTACATCTTCAAGGTTCTCAAGCAGGTCCACCCTGATATCGGGATCTCCAGCAAGGCTATGGGTATCATGAACTCCTTCATCAACGATATCTTCGAGAAGCTCGCTCAGGAGGCATCTCGCTTGGCTCGCTACAACAAGAAGCCGACCATCACGTCCCGGGAGATCCAGACCTCTGTTCGTCTTGTTCTTCCTGGAGAGCTCGCCAAGCATGCCGTGTCGGAGGGTACCAAGGCTGTCACCAAGTTCACCAGTTCTTGA
- the LOC120273622 gene encoding putative RNA-binding protein RbpA isoform X3 produces the protein MWVPVLGRQISCASLDRAAHFLQRRFTSEIFVSRLSYYITDGEFKKAFSPFGDIKEVRLIRDDTTKRPKGYGFIAYASQAEAMRAVEAMDGRLIT, from the exons ATGTGGGTTCCGGTTCTTGGTAGGCAGATCTCTTGTGCCTCTTTGGATAGAGCCGCACATTTTCTTCAGAGGAGGTTTACTTCTGAGATATTTGTTAGCA GGTTGTCATATTACATTACTGATGGAGAATTTAAGAAGGCATTCTCACCATTTGGTGACATCAAGGAAG TTAGGCTTATTAGGGATGATACAACAAAGAGGCCTAAGGGATATGGTTTCATTGCATATGCTTCTCAAGCTGAAGCAATGAGAGCAGTGGAGGCCATGGATGGACGG TTAATTACATAG
- the LOC120273622 gene encoding putative RNA-binding protein RbpA isoform X1 has protein sequence MWVPVLGRQISCASLDRAAHFLQRRFTSEIFVSRLSYYITDGEFKKAFSPFGDIKEVRLIRDDTTKRPKGYGFIAYASQAEAMRAVEAMDGRIFGGRLIFVELAKPNQPSSKS, from the exons ATGTGGGTTCCGGTTCTTGGTAGGCAGATCTCTTGTGCCTCTTTGGATAGAGCCGCACATTTTCTTCAGAGGAGGTTTACTTCTGAGATATTTGTTAGCA GGTTGTCATATTACATTACTGATGGAGAATTTAAGAAGGCATTCTCACCATTTGGTGACATCAAGGAAG TTAGGCTTATTAGGGATGATACAACAAAGAGGCCTAAGGGATATGGTTTCATTGCATATGCTTCTCAAGCTGAAGCAATGAGAGCAGTGGAGGCCATGGATGGACGG ATATTTGGTGGAAGACTGATTTTTGTGGAGCTCGCCAAGCCTAACCAACCATCGTCCAAGTCATAA
- the LOC120273622 gene encoding organelle RRM domain-containing protein 6, chloroplastic-like isoform X2: MRLKSKSDVMLIRLLIFSCSDLVDGLSYYITDGEFKKAFSPFGDIKEVRLIRDDTTKRPKGYGFIAYASQAEAMRAVEAMDGRIFGGRLIFVELAKPNQPSSKS; the protein is encoded by the exons ATGAGATTGAAATCAAAGAGCGATGTTATGCTGATTCGATTATTGATTTTCAGTTGTTCTGATCTCGTGGATG GGTTGTCATATTACATTACTGATGGAGAATTTAAGAAGGCATTCTCACCATTTGGTGACATCAAGGAAG TTAGGCTTATTAGGGATGATACAACAAAGAGGCCTAAGGGATATGGTTTCATTGCATATGCTTCTCAAGCTGAAGCAATGAGAGCAGTGGAGGCCATGGATGGACGG ATATTTGGTGGAAGACTGATTTTTGTGGAGCTCGCCAAGCCTAACCAACCATCGTCCAAGTCATAA
- the LOC120273622 gene encoding organelle RRM domain-containing protein 6, chloroplastic-like isoform X4 yields MNLRLSYYITDGEFKKAFSPFGDIKEVRLIRDDTTKRPKGYGFIAYASQAEAMRAVEAMDGRIFGGRLIFVELAKPNQPSSKS; encoded by the exons ATGAATTTGA GGTTGTCATATTACATTACTGATGGAGAATTTAAGAAGGCATTCTCACCATTTGGTGACATCAAGGAAG TTAGGCTTATTAGGGATGATACAACAAAGAGGCCTAAGGGATATGGTTTCATTGCATATGCTTCTCAAGCTGAAGCAATGAGAGCAGTGGAGGCCATGGATGGACGG ATATTTGGTGGAAGACTGATTTTTGTGGAGCTCGCCAAGCCTAACCAACCATCGTCCAAGTCATAA
- the LOC120273620 gene encoding histone H2A-like isoform X1 — protein sequence METGGKIKKGAGGRKGGGPKKKPVSRSVKAGLQFPVGRIGRFLKKGRYAQRVGTGAPVYLAAVLEYLAAEVLELAGNAARDNKKNRIIPRHVLLAIRNDEELGKLLAGVTIAHGGVLPNINPVLLPKKTDRPGKEAKSPSKAGKSPKKA from the exons ATGGAGACTGGTGGCAAGATCAAGAAGGGAGCCGGAGGACGTAAAGGAGGAGGTCCGAAGAAGAAGCCTGTTTCACGGTCAGTCAAGGCCGGTCTCCAGTTTCCCGTCGGCCGTATCGGCCGGTTCTTGAAGAAG GGCCGATATGCGCAACGTGTGGGCACTGGTGCTCCTGTTTATCTTGCTGCTGTTCTTGAATACCTTGCCGCTGAg GTGTTAGAGCTGGCAGGGAATGCGGCGAGGGATAACAAGAAGAATAGGATAATACCAAGGCATGTGTTGCTGGCCATTAGGAATGATGAGGAGTTGGGAAAACTTCTTGCTGGAGTGACGATCGCGCATGGTGGGGTGTTGCCGAATATTAATCCAGTGTTGCTGCCGAAGAAGACGGATAGGCCCGGGAAGGAGGCCAAGTCTCCGTCAAAGGCTGGGAAGTCACCAAAGAAGGCATAG
- the LOC120273620 gene encoding histone H2A-like isoform X2, with amino-acid sequence METGGKIKKGAGGRKGGGPKKKPVSRSVKAGLQFPVGRIGRFLKKGRYAQRVGTGAPVYLAAVLEYLAAEVLELAGNAARDNKKNRIIPRHVLLAIRNDEELGKLLAGVTIAHGGVLPNINPVLLPKKTDRPGKEAKSPSKAGKSPKKA; translated from the exons ATGGAGACTGGTGGCAAGATCAAGAAGGGAGCCGGAGGACGTAAAGGAGGAGGTCCGAAGAAGAAGCCTGTTTCACGGTCAGTCAAGGCCGGTCTCCAGTTTCCCGTCGGCCGTATCGGCCGGTTCTTGAAGAAGGGCCGATATGCGCAACGTGTGGGCACTG GTGCTCCTGTTTATCTTGCTGCTGTTCTTGAATACCTTGCCGCTGAg GTGTTAGAGCTGGCAGGGAATGCGGCGAGGGATAACAAGAAGAATAGGATAATACCAAGGCATGTGTTGCTGGCCATTAGGAATGATGAGGAGTTGGGAAAACTTCTTGCTGGAGTGACGATCGCGCATGGTGGGGTGTTGCCGAATATTAATCCAGTGTTGCTGCCGAAGAAGACGGATAGGCCCGGGAAGGAGGCCAAGTCTCCGTCAAAGGCTGGGAAGTCACCAAAGAAGGCATAG
- the LOC120273624 gene encoding organelle RRM domain-containing protein 6, chloroplastic-like — protein MNLRLSHYITDGEFKKAFSPFGDIKEVRLIRDGTTKRPKGYGFIAYASQAEAMRAVEAMDGRIFGGRLIFVELAKPNQPSSKS, from the exons ATGAATTTGA GGTTGTCACATTACATTACCGATGGAGAATTTAAGAAGGCATTCTCACCATTTGGTGACATCAAGGAAG TTAGGCTTATTAGGGATGGTACAACAAAGAGGCCTAAGGGATATGGTTTCATTGCATATGCTTCTCAAGCTGAAGCAATGAGAGCAGTGGAGGCCATGGATGGACGG ATATTTGGTGGAAGACTGATTTTTGTGGAGCTCGCCAAGCCTAACCAACCATCGTCCAAGTCATAA
- the LOC120273620 gene encoding histone H2A-like isoform X3, which produces METGGKIKKGAGGRKGGGPKKKPVSRSVKAGLQFPVGRIGRFLKKGRYAQRVGTGAPVYLAAVLEYLAAEVLELAGNAARDNKKNRIIPRHVLLAIRNDEELGKLLAGVTIAHGGVLPNINPVLLPKKTDRPGKEAKSPSKAGKSPKKA; this is translated from the exons ATGGAGACTGGTGGCAAGATCAAGAAGGGAGCCGGAGGACGTAAAGGAGGAGGTCCGAAGAAGAAGCCTGTTTCACGGTCAGTCAAGGCCGGTCTCCAGTTTCCCGTCGGCCGTATCGGCCGGTTCTTGAAGAAGGGCCGATATGCGCAACGTGTGGGCACTGGTGCTCCTGTTTATCTTGCTGCTGTTCTTGAATACCTTGCCGCTGAg GTGTTAGAGCTGGCAGGGAATGCGGCGAGGGATAACAAGAAGAATAGGATAATACCAAGGCATGTGTTGCTGGCCATTAGGAATGATGAGGAGTTGGGAAAACTTCTTGCTGGAGTGACGATCGCGCATGGTGGGGTGTTGCCGAATATTAATCCAGTGTTGCTGCCGAAGAAGACGGATAGGCCCGGGAAGGAGGCCAAGTCTCCGTCAAAGGCTGGGAAGTCACCAAAGAAGGCATAG